One window from the genome of Sulfurimonas crateris encodes:
- a CDS encoding ATP citrate lyase citrate-binding domain-containing protein, giving the protein MAQKAIREFDAKSILAKHWDKYFPDFTYAYETVMVQNGSELTKAAKEKKWLKEKTLVAKPDMLFGKRGKNGLVLFKDAKPGDVSLAKASSWIDEKSSEKQSVYFSFDGDTPTGEAKVDMLTHFIVEPFTPHSQEEEYYISATCVGDDDVLYMSAEGGMEVEENWDKVIEVAFPITATEEEIAEKIKKNIPKDVAKNDKEAFAEFTIGFFKAYRELNFAYLEINPFVLQGKKVELLDMVAKLDDTAGFMMREQWGDVEYPTSFGMEEKSPEVLAIEDADSKSGASLKLTILKPEARVWTMVAGGGASVVYADTIADLAGIEDLANYGEYSGGPTTSETKFYAETILNLMTRGKDAKGRDKVLIIGGAIANFTDVAKTFTGIIQAFENYADKMKEVGIKIYVRRGGPNYEKGLKDIKEAADRLGLYIEVYGPETHVTDIVRMALTK; this is encoded by the coding sequence ATGGCTCAAAAAGCGATTAGAGAATTTGACGCAAAGTCAATTTTGGCTAAGCATTGGGATAAGTATTTTCCAGATTTCACTTATGCATACGAAACGGTTATGGTTCAAAACGGATCAGAACTTACTAAAGCTGCAAAAGAGAAAAAATGGTTAAAAGAAAAAACATTAGTTGCTAAACCAGATATGCTATTTGGTAAAAGAGGAAAGAATGGTTTGGTTCTGTTTAAAGATGCTAAACCGGGCGATGTATCTTTAGCAAAAGCATCATCTTGGATCGATGAGAAATCTTCTGAAAAACAATCAGTTTATTTTTCATTTGACGGCGACACCCCAACAGGCGAAGCAAAAGTTGATATGCTCACTCACTTTATCGTTGAGCCGTTTACTCCACACTCTCAAGAAGAGGAGTACTACATCTCTGCAACATGTGTCGGAGATGACGATGTTCTATATATGTCTGCTGAGGGCGGTATGGAAGTTGAAGAGAATTGGGATAAAGTTATAGAAGTAGCATTCCCGATTACTGCAACAGAAGAAGAGATTGCAGAAAAAATCAAAAAAAACATCCCTAAAGATGTTGCAAAAAATGACAAAGAAGCGTTTGCTGAGTTTACAATAGGTTTCTTTAAAGCTTACAGAGAGTTAAACTTTGCATACCTAGAGATCAACCCGTTTGTTCTTCAAGGTAAAAAAGTTGAGCTTTTAGATATGGTTGCAAAACTTGACGATACTGCAGGGTTCATGATGAGAGAGCAGTGGGGCGATGTTGAGTACCCTACATCATTCGGTATGGAAGAGAAATCTCCTGAAGTTTTAGCTATCGAAGATGCAGACAGCAAATCAGGAGCTTCACTAAAGCTTACTATCCTTAAGCCAGAAGCTAGAGTCTGGACGATGGTTGCCGGCGGTGGTGCTTCAGTTGTTTATGCTGATACTATTGCAGACTTGGCGGGCATCGAAGATCTTGCTAACTACGGTGAGTACTCAGGTGGACCGACTACAAGCGAGACAAAATTTTATGCGGAAACTATTCTTAATCTTATGACAAGAGGCAAAGATGCTAAAGGCAGAGATAAAGTTCTTATCATCGGTGGTGCTATTGCAAACTTTACAGATGTTGCAAAAACTTTTACGGGTATCATTCAAGCATTTGAGAACTATGCAGACAAAATGAAAGAAGTAGGCATAAAGATCTACGTAAGACGCGGTGGACCAAACTATGAAAAAGGTCTCAAAGATATTAAAGAGGCAGCGGATAGACTAGGGCTTTATATTGAAGTTTACGGACCTGAAACGCATGTTACAGATATCGTGCGTATGGCATTAACAAAGTAA